From the Trifolium pratense cultivar HEN17-A07 linkage group LG4, ARS_RC_1.1, whole genome shotgun sequence genome, the window GACAACAAATGTCTTCCTCCTCCATGAAAACAACTGCAACAGCAAATTTTTATTTACCAGAAGAGTGTTGGGAATCTGTCTTCACATTCCTCAACGATGACAAACGTTGCTTGGAGTGTATATCTATGGTCTCCAAACAGTTTCTAGCTATCATCAACTGTCTCGTGTTCTCTTTTCAAATATGTGATCAAACTCTACCTTTCATTCCTCGCCTATTCCAAAGGTTTCCAAACCTCACTTCCCTCGACCTCACACTCTTCTCCAAAGATGGCGATATCGACGAGCTTCTCTACCAAATATCTACTTTCCCATTGAACCTAAAAACACTCAAACTCTCCAACCAATTCACCATTCCCGCATATGGGCTGCGAGCTTTGTCCAAAAAGATTACAACTTTGAATTCTCTCACATGTTCCAACATTGtttcacttgataatgatgaccTTGTTCGCATCTCCGATTGTTTCCCTTTTCTTGAAGAACTTGACATTAGTAGTACTAGTGTTGAAACTAAGTTGGTAGAAATTGACAATATTGATGTTGGATTGGAGACTATGTTAACTTCACTTCCTAAGCTCCGCAAGGTTAATATCGGTGGCCATTACAACATAGATTATGACTCATTGCTTCTTCACTTGTGCAAGAGCTGTGAGTTTCTTGAAGAGGTTGTGATTTTTGACTGTTCTTTATTAACCCACAATGGCATTGCTTCTGCCATCCGCGAGAGACCGGGTTTGAGGTCTCTCTCTTTTACTGAATTTGGGGGATTGGGAAATAGTTCACACTTTATTAACTCTTTGGTGAGTTTGAAGGGCTTAAATTGTCTTAATTTGTCGTATTCGGCTGTCACAGATGAATTGTTATCATCTATCGCAGAGGAAGGTCTTCCTTTAAGGAGGCTCGTCCTCAGCGGTTGCAGCAGATATACTTATGCCGGAATCTTTAAGTTATTGTCTAAGTGTCAATCTATTCAATACTTGGATCTTCAAAGTGCCCATTTTCTAAAGGATAGCAATTTTGTTGAGTTGTCTTTATTTCTTGTTGATTTGGTCTCTATAGACATTAGTGATTGTAGTAGGCTCACAATTGTAACCTTGTCTGCACTACTTAGGAACTGTTCTAAACTTAATGAGGTCAAAATGGAAGGCACAGGTACTACTAAATACATGGGTGTAGAGAATTCTAGTACCTTGATGAATTTGGTTGTAAACCCTCAATTAAAGTCTCTTCATTTATCTGACAACAAATGGCTGACTGAAAAACACGTCCATGTGTTTGCTTCCATTCTCCCGAATTTACAACTACTGGATTTGAGTTGGTGCTGTCGCATATCTGAGAAAGGTATTGGCCTGGTTTTAAAGAGATGTAGTAAGATTAGACAATTGAGTATAGTCTATTCTCAAAGACTCGAGCCACTTAGAATGAACTTTAAGGTTTCCACGTTGGAGGTGTTGAACTTGTCACGTTCCAAAATTAATGATAAATCACTCAATGTGATTTCAAAGAGTTGCTTTCGGCTACTTCAACTTGACTTGAGTTGTTGTTTAAATGTCACAGAAAAGGGAGTGAGACAAGCATTAGAAAATTGCACACAACTGAGAGAGATCAATTTGACGTATTGTACTAAAGTGGCTGTAGATGTTGTTGACTCGATGTTATTTATAAGGCCGACATTGAGAAAGATAACGCCTCCGCCTCATTTTTGCTGTACTGAGAGCAAGAGGAAACTCTTCTCGAGTCTTGGATGCCGCCTTATTTGCTAGTATGTTGGAATTGTTGTGCTGATGCTTGAACTCTGAAAAGTAAGTGAGATGTTTATGTCTTAGGAGTTATTTCTTCTAGATTGTTTCCTTGAAAATGTCAACTTAGATATGTTGTATTTGCTTCTCATGGTGTTTGAAGTTTCATTTGGCTATTTAACTTTTGAATCTTTTTCTGTTGGGTGCTTATTATTTATAGTACTTCAAACTCAAATAAGTAGTTTTTCCAATATTAAGTATTCCAGTTGAAATCATATCCCATAAGGAGAGGATCAATCTATTCTTACTTGATGTCCCATCTGATATTTCAACGTGACACTGACATACATCACGTCTTGTTAATTGtaacgtgtttttttttttgggggtcAAGTAACCTAGTGACGAGAAATTCACCCCttgagatgaataagtgggaATCCCGGATTTAAACTTCACCCCTGCACTATGCTCACGGGGACGTACTGTAAAATACTGCATCCCCTTCTAATGTGATTTGCATTATAAAACCATAGCAGAGGTATCATGCATGGTTCAACTTCTGAGTAGCATAGCTGCAAATCCTCTCCCACTGCAAATTTGTCTCCTAACATCAGAACCCTCCTATTCAGCTCTAATCGAATGATCGATTTTAATTTTCCTCCAGGACATAATGCCGCCGCATGTGGTATCAAAACAGACCTGGAAGCAGCGGCAGCAACAGCAAGAGCGTCACCGTGTTTTCTTCGCATATCGTCTCAACTTCCCCTCGCATTCTTCGCATATCAATGTGACATGTAACAATTTTGTTTACTACTTCACTTATAATTTTGCTAATTTTTGTTGGTCGTTGGGTAATTAAAGTATGTATGAGTTTTTCAggggaatatatatatatatatatatatatatatatatatatatatatatatatatatatattttggctttcaccaccagtattcgGTCTATTGAATCGCCTAATCTGGTTTGGATTAgatttgacatcaagtggttccagccacCTCTTGATCGTAGTTACGGGAAACGAACTTGTCAGATACAAATGTTGTCGATGAAACACTTTATGCAATCTCAAAGAATTGTCGCGGGCTTTTGCAAATTATACTGGAAAGATGTCTTCTTGTCACAATGAAGGGAGTGAAGCACGTAGTTGAAAACTGCACACAACTGAGAGAGATCAATTTGAGGGATTGTGATAAAGTGCACCTTAATGCTAATAGTGTTTCCTTAATGGTATTTTCAAGGCCATCATTGAGAAAGATAACAGCTCCACCTAATTTTCATTTGAGTGAAAAGAAGAAACTCTTGTCTCATCAATTATGCATTGTTTGGTAGCATTCTAAAAGTACTTTTCTCTAAAACGTACGATGCTTTTCTTTCTTATATACTTCTATGAAAAAttacctctttttttttaaatgatctTACAAATGTATATTTTCTCATCAGTCTATGCATGATCATGTGTGTTAATATTAGATATTTTATGTGACTGAGGTCTATATATCCATGAATATTGACAGAGAAGATGATTAGAAAAGGTTTGAAGGATAAGAAATGTTGATAGAAATAAAGACCCTTTTGTTATGTTTTCATATGGTTTCCCTCATCAACAATTGCAAAATTTCATGTATTATTCTGAGTTAGCttagtttcaaatttcaatgtttCTGACAGCAGATTGTAGCATGGTCTATCTATGATAGGACATTGAATATGTTGCTAGGTACTTCATGTGAGAACAACAATATATAATTGATACTGTACTAATTAAATCATCGATAGTACTAATCAAGAATTTTGTGTTAGAGCAACGTACACTAGTTCACTTGCACAAATGATAGGCGCAAGCGCAACACGAGCTCGCCAGAGAACACACACAATAGGCGCATAATGCGCTCAAACACAAGCACACATCATAGGCACACTTACGGTGAGCCTATCTCACTATCACTTAATGAGAATGCTCATTGATTACAAGACAAAGGATACTTATACAGTATTACTTGACATACAAGTTATTAGCTCTAtcaaaactaactaactttctaactAATCAGATAACAACCTCTAAAACAGTTACTTAACTAACATGAATTTACCAATATCATAACATTTTGTTATGTTCAAAATGGAAACATTATCATATTTTGATACTACCCCTTCCTTCCCAAtttataagaaataataaaattttctttattccaaattataagtaaaaaag encodes:
- the LOC123920890 gene encoding F-box/LRR-repeat protein 4-like, whose protein sequence is MSSSSMKTTATANFYLPEECWESVFTFLNDDKRCLECISMVSKQFLAIINCLVFSFQICDQTLPFIPRLFQRFPNLTSLDLTLFSKDGDIDELLYQISTFPLNLKTLKLSNQFTIPAYGLRALSKKITTLNSLTCSNIVSLDNDDLVRISDCFPFLEELDISSTSVETKLVEIDNIDVGLETMLTSLPKLRKVNIGGHYNIDYDSLLLHLCKSCEFLEEVVIFDCSLLTHNGIASAIRERPGLRSLSFTEFGGLGNSSHFINSLVSLKGLNCLNLSYSAVTDELLSSIAEEGLPLRRLVLSGCSRYTYAGIFKLLSKCQSIQYLDLQSAHFLKDSNFVELSLFLVDLVSIDISDCSRLTIVTLSALLRNCSKLNEVKMEGTGTTKYMGVENSSTLMNLVVNPQLKSLHLSDNKWLTEKHVHVFASILPNLQLLDLSWCCRISEKGIGLVLKRCSKIRQLSIVYSQRLEPLRMNFKVSTLEVLNLSHTNVVDETLYAISKNCRGLLQIILERCLLVTMKGVKHVVENCTQLREINLRDCDKVHLNANSVSLMVFSRPSLRKITAPPNFHLSEKKKLLSHQLCIVW